The Lottiidibacillus patelloidae genome contains the following window.
TAAAAGATTGGTTTACATATGGAAGTAATCGTAAGGCTATTGAATGGGTAATTCGAGGCAAAAGTATTTTCGATCGAAATGAATTTATTGAAAACTTCAAAGAAGACTTGCGTCAATTCCCAGATGAAGACCGAAAAAAGAAAATGGGATTAGAATTCGCCAAGTTGATTAAGAGGCAAGAAGAAGGAAAAAGCTTATTTCAAGCAAGCCAATATTTAGATTCTTTTAACCATATCGTGCATGCGTTACATCATTTAGCACGACTAGCTGTAATTGAAAAAGGTTTTTACCCTGAAATAACAGTTTGGGATCAAGTGAAAAAAATGGAGCCTGAATTTTATAAACTTTATACAGAACTAGTTGATAGTAAGGAACCATTAGAAAAGCGTTTAGAATTAATGCTTATTGCTAGTGAGTTTTCTCTTTCGGCTAAAACAAAACTTGGTAGTCGACATTTATTAGAAGTTATGGCGGAAAAGGACACACCTTGGACTTATTCAGAATTAACAAATCATAACGAACT
Protein-coding sequences here:
- a CDS encoding nucleotidyltransferase-like protein, translating into MEDILRPLYQERASHKDTLGILLIEKVVTNPKLTEDFDAILFVITENDDQKWTVKHYAFENQKAALHIVSKQQLKDWFTYGSNRKAIEWVIRGKSIFDRNEFIENFKEDLRQFPDEDRKKKMGLEFAKLIKRQEEGKSLFQASQYLDSFNHIVHALHHLARLAVIEKGFYPEITVWDQVKKMEPEFYKLYTELVDSKEPLEKRLELMLIASEFSLSAKTKLGSRHLLEVMAEKDTPWTYSELTNHNELKEYEVDLVVLLEHLIKKELLLVVEQETKGKAIYHRTYQSKK